The Coregonus clupeaformis isolate EN_2021a chromosome 20, ASM2061545v1, whole genome shotgun sequence genome contains a region encoding:
- the LOC121532907 gene encoding putative C->U-editing enzyme APOBEC-4: MNEMTEEGIVSVMSDHQAASSSPDCPQCPQHILTGAEAAVSYAQFCEAFGFSVGPSGARALLLFYELWGPSGTLVQRGQASNCLAQGQHPEPLLFDHQGYLSSVLEVCEEVSYIMLYCNYTPCQECCQTMASFLLRYPWMRLDVLFSQLYHTAPSQPYSLDNQTGLRSLAALWPRLTLSPISGAAWGHLLRCFVRDVPPSALQFPLLPERVEADRVNAIQISDITGIGPAFLDLPLRTDTEHVERTHTPQALTLLPPPHLTTSMCISTPHPRPPGRLVEIVWEVEREVRTAVSQSQHRDSKRRRRSRRK; encoded by the exons ATGAATGAGATGACAGAGGAAGGAATA GTCAGTGTGATGAGTGACCATCAGGCAGCGTCCAGCTCTCCAGACTGCCCTCAGTGCCCCCAACACATCCTGACAGGGGCAGAGGCGGCCGTGTCCTACGCCCAGTTCTGTGAAGCATTTGGCTTCTCCGTGGGGCCCTCGGGGGCCAGGGCCCTGCTGCTGTTCTATGAGCTATGGGGCCCCAGTGGGACCTTGGTGCAGAGGGGCCAGGCCAGCAACTGTCTTGCACAGGGTCAACACCCTGAGCCCCTGCTGTTTGACCACCAGGG CTACCTGTCCTCAGTACTAGAAGTGTGTGAGGAAGTGAGCTACATCATgctgtactgtaactacacacCATGCCAGGAGTGTTGTCAGACCATGGCCTCCTTCTTGCTGCGCTACCCCTGGATGCGCCTGGACGTGCTCTTCTCCCAGCTCTACCACACAGCCCCCAGCCAGCCCTACAGTCTGGACAACCAGACAGGCCTCCGCAGCCTGGCTGCCCTCTGGCCTCGTCTCACCCTCAGCCCCATCTCTGGAGCCGCTTGGGGGCATCTGCTAAGGTGTTTTGTTAGAGATGTCCCACCGTCGGCCCTACAGTTCCCCCTGCTGCCTGAGAGGGTAGAGGCGGACAGGGTTAATGCAATTCAGATATCAGATATCACAGGCATAGGCCCTGCCTTTTTGGACCTCCCACTGAGGACAGACACAGAGCATGTGGAGAGAACCCACACTCCCCAAGCTCTCACCCTGCTCCCTCCCCCACACCTGACCACCTCCATGTGCATCTCCACACCCCACCCCAGG CCGCCTGGGCGTCTGGTGGAGATAGtgtgggaggtagagagggaagtGCGAacagcagtcagtcagtcccaacaCAGAGACTCCAAAAGAAGAAGAAGATCCAGACGAAAATAG